The DNA window GCGCGACCAGGGGCGCGCCTGCCCGGAACCGGGCGCGGCCCGCGGGATCGGCGGGCGCCAGCCCGCACAGGTCCAGTGCGAGGCCGATGGTGGGCCTGCGCCGGGTGACGTCGTCGTTGAGGTACCCGTAGAAGCGTTCGAACCGCGGGTCGAGATCGGGCGCGAGCGCGATCAGCAGGATCTCGATGTCCAGTTCGGACAGTCCGAACACCTTGGTCAGGGCCGTGAACGCGGGGACCTCGGGTGCCGGGCCGATCGCGTCCGGCACCGCCGAACGCGCCGGATCGGCGAGCAGGGCGTCGATCGCCTCCGGGGTGAGGTACAGCCCGCGATACGGGTCGTCCGGCTGCGGGTCCTCGGCACGCCGCGCGGCAACCGCCCTGCGCACCCTGGTCTCCACAAGGGACAGTCGCTGGGCCAGTGTCATCGGATCCGGTCCATCCGCCCGCGCACCCTGGGTTTGGCCGCGCCGAGGGTCGGCACCGCCTCGTCCGCCGGGTCGGGATACCGCAGCGTGCGGCGCTCGTCCTGCGTCTCCAGCACCAGGCTGTCGGTGACCAGCGGGCCCACCGGGGTCAGCTCGCCCACCATCGGCGCGGTGACCAGCAGGTCGACCGACGGTTTCAGCTCACCGCCCAATGCCGTCCACAGCTCCGACAACGACCGCCCCTCGCCGAGCGGGCGGGCGGTCTGCATGCTCACCGCGAAACCGGCCTCGGCCACCGAACCGCGCAGATGCTCCTGCGGCAGGTTCTCCAGCCCGGAGAGCCCGGCGAGCAGCGTGGACAGCAAGCGGTGCTCGTCCTGCGCCCTGCTGGTCCACGCGGTGACCAAATAGGACAGGTCGTACCAGCGCGGTGGTGGCCGCCAGCCGACGAGCTCGCCGTGCTCGTCGTGTTCGGCCACCCGGCCGGAACCGCGCCTGGCCAGGTCCTCGCGCACGTCGTAGAGGAACACGTTGACCGTGGGCGCGTT is part of the Amycolatopsis sp. CA-230715 genome and encodes:
- a CDS encoding DUF4255 domain-containing protein, translating into MIHEVDEALRALITDGSWLDSQIEVVFEAPTSEWAARRNAPTVNVFLYDVREDLARRGSGRVAEHDEHGELVGWRPPPRWYDLSYLVTAWTSRAQDEHRLLSTLLAGLSGLENLPQEHLRGSVAEAGFAVSMQTARPLGEGRSLSELWTALGGELKPSVDLLVTAPMVGELTPVGPLVTDSLVLETQDERRTLRYPDPADEAVPTLGAAKPRVRGRMDRIR